Below is a genomic region from Romeriopsis navalis LEGE 11480.
GTTCTACGCCAGTATGGGGGTCCCGGAGTTTTGGCGCTTTGATGGTCAAACCTGGCAGATTTTGACACTCGATGGAGATGCTTACACAGAAGTTGATCAGAGTCCGACGTTTCCGATCATTGAGAAAGCGGATCTCTACGCTTTTCTGGAGCAGGCGTATCTCGATGAAGTCGAAGCGGAGATCGATTTTCGACAACAGGTGCGACAACGGCTAGCAACCTGAGCAAAACTATATACACGGCGAATGATTCTATTCGTCACAACGAACACCGATGAATCAGAGCAATATCAGGGCAATTCGTGGGGCATTTTTTGATTTTGTTGATGACCCCTTTCTTCGACCGGAGATGGAATGCCTTCGCTATATTGCTGATGGCTTATTGGTGATCGACGATGGGTTGATTGAGTCATTTGGCGAGTATAGGGAAGTTCGCGCCAATTACCCAGCAGTGGAAGTGACCCACTATCCCGGCAAACTGATTACCCCTGGTTTGATCGATTTGCATATTCACCTGCCGCAGACGGAGATGATCGCGGCCTATGGTGAACAACTGATGGAATGGCTGGAGAAGTACACGTTTCCCACGGAGCGCAAGTTTGCTAACCCAGACTATGCCCGGCGGATTGCGGCGTTTTTCTTGGATGAGCTGCTGCGCAATGGCACAACTACGGCTCTTGTTCTCACCACGATCTTTGCGGAATCCGTCGAGGTGCTATTCCAAGAAGCCCAGAAGCGGCAGATGCGGATAATCGGCGGGCAAGTGCTGATGAGTCGCAATGCCCCGGATTATTTGCTCAAAGATCCGGCGACGGCTTACGCGGAGGTGAAGCAGCAGATTCAGCAGTGGCATGGAATTGGCCGATCGCGCTACGCCATCACCCCCCGATTTGCCATCACCTCCACACCCGAGGAACTGGAGCTGGCCGGTCAGCTCAAAGCCGAGTTTCCGGATGTCTATGTGCATACGCATTTGTCCGAGAACCGCAAGGAGATTGAATTCACCGCTGAGCTGTTTCCCGAATGTGATGACTATCTGCATGTGTATGAGAAGTTTGGGCTGGTGGGCGATCGGTCCATATTCGCCCATTGCATTCATTTGGAGGAGGGGGCTTTCCAACGGTTAGCGGAAGCGGGGAGTACGATCACCCATTGTCCCACCTCGAATTTCTTCCTCGGCAGTGGCTTGTTTCCTCTGCACAAGTCCCACGGTGCAAAGATCGGACTGGGCACCGATGTGGGAGCCGGGACGAGCTTTTCCCAGTTCGCGACGATGGCGGCAGCGTACCAGACGGCACAGCTTCAGGGACAGAGTTTGTCCGCGTTTAAGGCGTTTTATTTAGCGACGCTCGGGGGGGCACAGGCACTCTCACTGGCAAGTTTGTTGGGCAATTTTGCACCGGGGAAGGAAGCGGACTTTGTGGTGCTGGATTGGCAGGCGACACCATTGATGCAACTGCGCAATCCGGAGCTGCCGGTGGAAACCCTCGAACAACTGGAGTCAGGGCTGTTTGGCCTGATGATTTTGGGGGACGATCGAGCAGTGGCCCAAACCTACATTGCTGGACGACCGGCCCTGCAACGAAACGAGGCGATGTAACGAAACCATAAGCCGAGTTTATCTATGGTAACCATTTAACCGATATATCTGGGGCAGCGATTCACGGTATAGTGATCAATTGCAGGCGGATCAGCGCATTTTGTGGTGTTCTGGGCGCTTGTGGGTGAATGGTTGAGCGCTGGAGCGTCATCATGGCAATGGCCGTTGGAATGATCGAGACCGTGGGATATCCGTCAGTCTTAGCGGCTGCGGATGCCATGCTGAAGTCCGGAAGGGTGGCGCTGGTGAATTACGAAAGTTGTGCCAGTGGTCGGTATCTGATCGCGATTCGGGGTCCGATTTCAGAAGTCCGATCGG
It encodes:
- the guaD gene encoding guanine deaminase produces the protein MNQSNIRAIRGAFFDFVDDPFLRPEMECLRYIADGLLVIDDGLIESFGEYREVRANYPAVEVTHYPGKLITPGLIDLHIHLPQTEMIAAYGEQLMEWLEKYTFPTERKFANPDYARRIAAFFLDELLRNGTTTALVLTTIFAESVEVLFQEAQKRQMRIIGGQVLMSRNAPDYLLKDPATAYAEVKQQIQQWHGIGRSRYAITPRFAITSTPEELELAGQLKAEFPDVYVHTHLSENRKEIEFTAELFPECDDYLHVYEKFGLVGDRSIFAHCIHLEEGAFQRLAEAGSTITHCPTSNFFLGSGLFPLHKSHGAKIGLGTDVGAGTSFSQFATMAAAYQTAQLQGQSLSAFKAFYLATLGGAQALSLASLLGNFAPGKEADFVVLDWQATPLMQLRNPELPVETLEQLESGLFGLMILGDDRAVAQTYIAGRPALQRNEAM
- a CDS encoding carbon dioxide-concentrating mechanism protein CcmK, which codes for MAMAVGMIETVGYPSVLAAADAMLKSGRVALVNYESCASGRYLIAIRGPISEVRSAMEAGKEMVEKLPGDAEIVTHITIPNPPENLEAVLPIFYLAEAEPFRI